The following are from one region of the Anomaloglossus baeobatrachus isolate aAnoBae1 chromosome 1, aAnoBae1.hap1, whole genome shotgun sequence genome:
- the LOC142296108 gene encoding perilipin-2-like isoform X2 has translation MAETMEQQNVVVRLINLPFVSSTYDMVSSTYVTTKDNHPYLKSVCDVAEKSVKSITSVAITSAMPILQKLEPQIALANNIACVGLDKIAERLPILYQSSEKVVANASEAVVGARDAVIHSITGVVDKTKGAVQESVEMTKAVVNGSINTVLGSRVVQIISDRVDSALTRSEYLLEHYLPQTDEELAKDTAETQGIELSQDKPGYYVRLGSLSTKARRRAYQQALTRVKDAKCRSQEAIAQLQNTIDLIEYARKNINNANQKIHDAQENIYNKWVEWTKGSREDAGGETEGAEIESRTLAIARHLANHLQSTCLSLVSSVQGLQQNLQNKAQSIRAMAADIYQNFHSAASFRDMSDSLLTATKDKITQIKDGMDEMITYFINNTPLNWLVGHFTPELAGSQDKEEEIDDGGSDKK, from the exons ATGGCTGAGACAATGgagcagcag aatgtggtggtaAGGTTGATAAACCTCCCATTTGTGAGCTCTACATATGACATGGTGTCCTCCACCTACGTGACCACTAAAGACAACCATCCCTACCTGAAGTCTGTATGTGACGTCGCAGAGAAAAGTGTGAAGAGCATCACTTCTGTGGCCATCACCAGCGCCATGCCAATCCTGCAGAAACTCGAGCCTCAAA TTGCTCTGGCAAACAATATTGCCTGCGTTGGACTTGATAAAATTGCAGAAAGGTTGCCTATTCTGTATCAGTCTTCTGAAAAG GTTGTGGCTAATGCCTCAGAAGCAGTTGTTGGTGCCAGAGATGCTGTTATCCATAGTATCACAGGAGTAGTGGATAAAACCAAGGGAGCTGTTCAGGAGAGTGTGGAGATGACTAAGGCTGTTGTAAATGGCAGCATTAATACTGTTCTGGGAAGCCGTGTAGTGCAGATCATAAGCGACCGTGTGGACTCTGCACTAACTAGGTCTGAATATCTTCTGGAACACTACCTGCCACAAACAGATGAAGAGCTAG CGAAGGACACAGCTGAAACACAAGGCATTGAGCTGTCCCAAGATAAGCCTGGCTACTACGTGCGCCTGGGATCCCTCTCTACTAAGGCCCGCAGGCGTGCTTATCAACAGGCCCTGACCAGGGTGAAGGATGCCAAATGCAGGAGTCAGGAAGCCATTGCTCAGCTCCAGAACACCATTGACCTG ATTGAATATGCAAGAAAGAACATAAATAATGCAAATCAGAAGATCCATGATGCTCAGGAGAACATATACAACAAGTGGGTGGAGTGGACAAAAGGCTCCAGAGAAGATGCTGGTGGAGAAACTGAGGGTGCAGAG ATTGAATCTCGCACACTGGCTATTGCCCGGCATCTTGCTAATCACCTGCAAAGCACATGTCTGTCTCTGGTCTCCAGTGTCCAAGGTCTTCAGCAAAACCTTCAGAACAAGGCTCAAAGTATTCGTGCCATGGCTGCAGATATCTATCAAAACTTCCACTCTGCCGCTTCCTTCAGAGACATGTCTGACAGCCTCTTAACCGCCACTAAGGACAAGATTACACAAATAAAGGATGGTATGGATGAGATGATAACCTACTTTATAAATAACACTCCACTAAATTGGCTGGTAGGTCACTTCACTCCAGAAC
- the LOC142296108 gene encoding perilipin-2-like isoform X3, with translation MVSSTYVTTKDNHPYLKSVCDVAEKSVKSITSVAITSAMPILQKLEPQIALANNIACVGLDKIAERLPILYQSSEKVVANASEAVVGARDAVIHSITGVVDKTKGAVQESVEMTKAVVNGSINTVLGSRVVQIISDRVDSALTRSEYLLEHYLPQTDEELAKDTAETQGIELSQDKPGYYVRLGSLSTKARRRAYQQALTRVKDAKCRSQEAIAQLQNTIDLIEYARKNINNANQKIHDAQENIYNKWVEWTKGSREDAGGETEGAEQIESRTLAIARHLANHLQSTCLSLVSSVQGLQQNLQNKAQSIRAMAADIYQNFHSAASFRDMSDSLLTATKDKITQIKDGMDEMITYFINNTPLNWLVGHFTPELAGSQDKEEEIDDGGSDKK, from the exons ATGGTGTCCTCCACCTACGTGACCACTAAAGACAACCATCCCTACCTGAAGTCTGTATGTGACGTCGCAGAGAAAAGTGTGAAGAGCATCACTTCTGTGGCCATCACCAGCGCCATGCCAATCCTGCAGAAACTCGAGCCTCAAA TTGCTCTGGCAAACAATATTGCCTGCGTTGGACTTGATAAAATTGCAGAAAGGTTGCCTATTCTGTATCAGTCTTCTGAAAAG GTTGTGGCTAATGCCTCAGAAGCAGTTGTTGGTGCCAGAGATGCTGTTATCCATAGTATCACAGGAGTAGTGGATAAAACCAAGGGAGCTGTTCAGGAGAGTGTGGAGATGACTAAGGCTGTTGTAAATGGCAGCATTAATACTGTTCTGGGAAGCCGTGTAGTGCAGATCATAAGCGACCGTGTGGACTCTGCACTAACTAGGTCTGAATATCTTCTGGAACACTACCTGCCACAAACAGATGAAGAGCTAG CGAAGGACACAGCTGAAACACAAGGCATTGAGCTGTCCCAAGATAAGCCTGGCTACTACGTGCGCCTGGGATCCCTCTCTACTAAGGCCCGCAGGCGTGCTTATCAACAGGCCCTGACCAGGGTGAAGGATGCCAAATGCAGGAGTCAGGAAGCCATTGCTCAGCTCCAGAACACCATTGACCTG ATTGAATATGCAAGAAAGAACATAAATAATGCAAATCAGAAGATCCATGATGCTCAGGAGAACATATACAACAAGTGGGTGGAGTGGACAAAAGGCTCCAGAGAAGATGCTGGTGGAGAAACTGAGGGTGCAGAG CAGATTGAATCTCGCACACTGGCTATTGCCCGGCATCTTGCTAATCACCTGCAAAGCACATGTCTGTCTCTGGTCTCCAGTGTCCAAGGTCTTCAGCAAAACCTTCAGAACAAGGCTCAAAGTATTCGTGCCATGGCTGCAGATATCTATCAAAACTTCCACTCTGCCGCTTCCTTCAGAGACATGTCTGACAGCCTCTTAACCGCCACTAAGGACAAGATTACACAAATAAAGGATGGTATGGATGAGATGATAACCTACTTTATAAATAACACTCCACTAAATTGGCTGGTAGGTCACTTCACTCCAGAAC
- the LOC142296108 gene encoding perilipin-2-like isoform X1 translates to MAETMEQQNVVVRLINLPFVSSTYDMVSSTYVTTKDNHPYLKSVCDVAEKSVKSITSVAITSAMPILQKLEPQIALANNIACVGLDKIAERLPILYQSSEKVVANASEAVVGARDAVIHSITGVVDKTKGAVQESVEMTKAVVNGSINTVLGSRVVQIISDRVDSALTRSEYLLEHYLPQTDEELAKDTAETQGIELSQDKPGYYVRLGSLSTKARRRAYQQALTRVKDAKCRSQEAIAQLQNTIDLIEYARKNINNANQKIHDAQENIYNKWVEWTKGSREDAGGETEGAEQIESRTLAIARHLANHLQSTCLSLVSSVQGLQQNLQNKAQSIRAMAADIYQNFHSAASFRDMSDSLLTATKDKITQIKDGMDEMITYFINNTPLNWLVGHFTPELAGSQDKEEEIDDGGSDKK, encoded by the exons ATGGCTGAGACAATGgagcagcag aatgtggtggtaAGGTTGATAAACCTCCCATTTGTGAGCTCTACATATGACATGGTGTCCTCCACCTACGTGACCACTAAAGACAACCATCCCTACCTGAAGTCTGTATGTGACGTCGCAGAGAAAAGTGTGAAGAGCATCACTTCTGTGGCCATCACCAGCGCCATGCCAATCCTGCAGAAACTCGAGCCTCAAA TTGCTCTGGCAAACAATATTGCCTGCGTTGGACTTGATAAAATTGCAGAAAGGTTGCCTATTCTGTATCAGTCTTCTGAAAAG GTTGTGGCTAATGCCTCAGAAGCAGTTGTTGGTGCCAGAGATGCTGTTATCCATAGTATCACAGGAGTAGTGGATAAAACCAAGGGAGCTGTTCAGGAGAGTGTGGAGATGACTAAGGCTGTTGTAAATGGCAGCATTAATACTGTTCTGGGAAGCCGTGTAGTGCAGATCATAAGCGACCGTGTGGACTCTGCACTAACTAGGTCTGAATATCTTCTGGAACACTACCTGCCACAAACAGATGAAGAGCTAG CGAAGGACACAGCTGAAACACAAGGCATTGAGCTGTCCCAAGATAAGCCTGGCTACTACGTGCGCCTGGGATCCCTCTCTACTAAGGCCCGCAGGCGTGCTTATCAACAGGCCCTGACCAGGGTGAAGGATGCCAAATGCAGGAGTCAGGAAGCCATTGCTCAGCTCCAGAACACCATTGACCTG ATTGAATATGCAAGAAAGAACATAAATAATGCAAATCAGAAGATCCATGATGCTCAGGAGAACATATACAACAAGTGGGTGGAGTGGACAAAAGGCTCCAGAGAAGATGCTGGTGGAGAAACTGAGGGTGCAGAG CAGATTGAATCTCGCACACTGGCTATTGCCCGGCATCTTGCTAATCACCTGCAAAGCACATGTCTGTCTCTGGTCTCCAGTGTCCAAGGTCTTCAGCAAAACCTTCAGAACAAGGCTCAAAGTATTCGTGCCATGGCTGCAGATATCTATCAAAACTTCCACTCTGCCGCTTCCTTCAGAGACATGTCTGACAGCCTCTTAACCGCCACTAAGGACAAGATTACACAAATAAAGGATGGTATGGATGAGATGATAACCTACTTTATAAATAACACTCCACTAAATTGGCTGGTAGGTCACTTCACTCCAGAAC